In the genome of Myxococcus stipitatus, one region contains:
- a CDS encoding DsbA family oxidoreductase, with amino-acid sequence MKTPHKPLQVTVYQDVLCSWCYLADLRLDVLRQELGEAVRWSVRPYPLRLHDVLPTEREKRGLVEEVQRAQRESDATAPLLSTDLWLGGDPPRSSVPALAALEAARLQGPQARAFLARAMQRAALEQGVNVSRTDVVFELASRVGLAMNEFSAAFRSEETRRLILDEHRDATARGVRGVPTLVIGGRWMLCGLRELSEYREHILACMGRVATPRSGSSERLVH; translated from the coding sequence ATGAAAACGCCGCACAAGCCGCTGCAGGTTACCGTCTACCAGGATGTGCTGTGTTCCTGGTGCTATCTCGCCGACCTGCGCCTGGATGTCTTGCGCCAGGAGCTGGGCGAAGCCGTGCGTTGGAGCGTGAGGCCGTATCCGCTTCGATTGCACGATGTGCTTCCCACGGAGCGCGAGAAGCGCGGGCTCGTGGAGGAAGTGCAGCGCGCGCAACGCGAGTCGGACGCGACGGCGCCGCTGCTCTCCACGGACCTGTGGCTGGGCGGAGACCCGCCGCGCAGCAGCGTGCCGGCGTTGGCGGCGCTGGAGGCCGCGCGACTGCAAGGGCCGCAGGCGCGGGCGTTCCTCGCGCGAGCCATGCAGCGCGCGGCGCTGGAGCAAGGTGTCAACGTGTCGCGCACGGATGTCGTGTTCGAGCTGGCCTCGCGCGTGGGCCTGGCGATGAACGAGTTCTCCGCGGCGTTCCGCTCCGAGGAGACGCGGCGGCTCATCCTCGACGAGCACCGCGATGCGACGGCGCGCGGCGTGCGCGGTGTGCCCACGCTGGTCATCGGCGGGCGGTGGATGCTCTGCGGCCTGCGCGAGCTGTCCGAGTACCGCGAGCACATCCTGGCCTGCATGGGCCGGGTGGCCACGCCGCGCTCGGGCTCCTCCGAGCGGCTGGTGCACTGA